GATGTATACGTTGTTGTAGACATCTCCGGGTCCTTCGACCAATGGGCCTACCTCGCGGTAGTTCCGACGACAGAACGAGCAGAACGCATTTTTCTTGTTGGTGCTATTATGGCGAGTTCCACCAACATCATTTCCTGCGGGCATGAATTACTCCTTTCGGCTTCGCTTGGAACAGCGTCTGGCGGCGGTCACTGTTGAGGCATCTCTCGTGTTGCTATGCCGGCCAGGCTGTTGTTATTTCCACGTGCTGCTCGACTGGCCATGGCTTATCGAAGCCGTCTGGCCTGGGGGCATCCTTGTCCGCAAAGAGTTCGAGCCGTATTGTCTTCAGCCTTCGGACGATTAGCAGTGGCTACGTCCTCAACTGATACCGCTTCGCATGGGCGAAGAGAGAGTTGCTATCAACTCTCATTTGGTTGGCCTCCCAGGCACCACACCTCGCTCTACGAAACATTGTTTTGGTTTGTGCGAGTAGTTTTCGCAAAAACCGGACAACTTCCCCCTAATCCGTCTTGCTGGCATCTTCGGTAAAAACGATTTCCGTTTCTTCCGAAACCGTTGCAGCAACTTGGATTCGGGCTCGCATGTCCGTTGTTATCTTTCGGAATTCCTCGTCCGATAGCTCACCCCGTGAATGCATTTCGCGGAACTTTGATAGCATCGTATCGGGGTTCTGTTGGTCCTCGTCCGAGTATTCGCGCCATTTTCTCAGAAAGTGAAACGTTAGTGCCAATCCTAGGATGCATACCGCAAGTAGGAATACTGCGAATGCTAACTGTAGGTACTGCTTTTCCATGGGGACTCAGGCTGGCGACTCAACGGGCCACTCCGATGACTGGATACACCGGAAGCGTGGCAAATCTCTTAGATCTTAATTATCCCTCCAAAACGTTCAGGCGTCCAATGATTCGCCCGGAATGCCAAACCCCAAATGGCAAATTGACAACGCCCCCCTGCCCCAGCTAGGTTAAACCTCAACGTATCCATCGATCTCGTAACAAGTTAGAGCTCCCCAGCCATGTCACGCGAAACCACCGTTCAAAATATTGCCAACGTCGGAATTGTTGCCGTGATCCGGGCAGACAACGGAGAAGTCTTAGCCGACGTTACCGAAGCCCTGGTTGCCGGGGGGGTAACGGCCATAGAAGTGACGTTCACCGTTCCTAAAGCCCATAAGGTGCTGGAATACGTCGCCGATCGCTTCGGAGACAAGATTCAATTGGGCGCTGGGACCGTTCTGGACGCCGAAACGGCTCGGATCGCGATTTTGGCTGGGGCCGAGTTCATCGTCGCTCCGATTGTCGATATCCCGACCATTGAGATCAGCCATCGCTACGACAAGGCCATGATGCCCGGCGCACTGACGCCGACAGAAGTCGTCAAAGCCTGGCAAGCTGGTGCGGACGTCGTCAAGATTTTCCCCTCTGATTTAACCGGTCCAGGTTACCTCAAAGCCCTGAAAGGACCGCTGCCTCAAATTCGCATGATGCCCACCGGCGGCGTGAATTTAGATACAGCGAACGCGTTCCTCAAAGCCGGAGCATGTGCGCTCGGCGTGGGGGGCTCGCTTGTCGAGAAATCGGCAATCGCCAGCGGCAACATGGATCGTATCCGCGATCTCGCGAAACAGTACGTCGACATCGTTCAGCAATTCCGGGCCGATTAGTTGTTCCGCCCGTAGCCGAGGGCTAGGATGAAGCAAAACGTGGTAACGTTAGCTCATCTCGCGCGGTTCGCTACTGAATATGACTATCTCTTTCGAATGTCCGCACTGCGGGACCCAAATGAAGGTCCTGGATCGTTACGCTGGCGAAACCGGCCCGTGTGCGGTTTGTGCCAAGACAATCACAATTCCCCCACGGTCCCAATCGTCCGACCCCTCGAACAGTAGCCCTGCACCGCATGACGTCGAGAAAGACACCGCGGGCGTTCCCTTGGGCACACTTGTCGGCTTGTTAGGTGGGTCGGTACTTTGTTTCGCGGTCATCTTTCTCGCGGTGGTCGTGGTCGTTCGCGTTGCCATACCGGCAGCGAATCAGCTTCGACTGACGCGAATGCACGAGAGTTCGCAAGATAACATCCGACGGATCGTGGAAGCGTTGAACCAATACCACGACAATCATGGATCGTTTCCACCAGCATACTTTACCGATGCGAAAGGAAAGCCGATTCATTCGTGGCGGGTTATGATCTTACCGGAACTGGGGCGTAACGATCTTTATCGCCGCTACAACTTTGACGAGCCCTGGGATTCTCCAATCAACTTGACGGTGATGCAGGAAATGCCCGACGTTTACACCTCGTACGGTGCCGGGGAAACACTGGGTACCGGAACCACACACATGGCGGCCGTGGTTGGTAGGTCCACGATGTTTCCTCACGCGAAGTCTGTGAATCGCGATCAGATCAGCGACTCGTATGATACGGTTCTCGCGATCGTCGAAGTCCAAGGCATCGGATTCGACTGGACCGATCCGCGCGAGGACTATGATATCGACAAACCTCAAAGTACGCTCATCATCAACGATCAGGTAACCAGTGGCACGCCGTTGCCCCCCTCCACTCTGACCGGCAACGTTGGGATGCTTAGCGAGGATACCTACCATCTTCCCAATTCAGTCTCGTCGGGAACCATGCGGGATATGGCGACCCGTTCGGGCGGAGTGCCCGTTCCTATCAGCGATTTGCAGCCTCTTGGCCCCTAGCTGGATACGCCCGCGCCGCTACATGCGGAACGACTGGCAAGACCCATACGATCGGCACAGATTGCCAGCCTTCGCTGACGCGTACCATAGGGGCGACCCCGTCAAGCGGCCCATCGGAATGACCGATAGACTCTCTGTCGTGTTCTTCAGTTGGGAAAGGAATGTTCATGGTTGCCAAATTTCGCTTGCTCGCTGTCACGGCTGGCGTGTTGGCAACGATGCTGTCATTCGAACAGATTTCGCTGCAAGCTCAGCCCGCCGAACGCCCTACATCTCCGCGGCCGAAAGGCGACCCCATTCTGGTACGTCAAACGGAGTTTGGGATTCCCTTTAAGGTGGATGCCCCAAACGAAACGCCTCAAGTGCAGCTGATGGTCTCGAACGACCGTGGTGCGAACTGGATTGGATATCAGCGGCAATCATCTCGCCAGGACCGATTCGTCTTTCAAGCTCGCAACGACGGGGAATACTGGTTCGCGATTCGCACCTTCGACGCCTCTGGCCGGGCAACTGATAGCTCTGCCTTCTTCCAGCCCGAACTGAAGGTCGCGGTCGATACCCAAACGCCGACGGTAACGCTAGATGTGCAAGCACTCGAATCAGGTGAGGTGATCGCCAAGTGGGCCGTCAAGGACCCGGCGATCGATCCGCAGCAGATTCACCTTAGCTATCAGACTTCTGCCTCCAGCCCTTACCAACACGTGAAGGTCGACGCCACCAAGGCGTATCAAGCAAACGGTCTGATCGCCGGGGAAACACGTTGGTTTCCTCTGGCAACCGAACGGGTGATGCTCGTCCGTTTGGAAGCGTACGACCGCGCTGGTAATGCCGGTGCCGCCCAGCAGTCGCTTTCCGTTCCCCTGGTTGCCCAGCGTCCAAACTGGAACGGAGTGCCACGACAAGTCCCGGGAACTGCCGGTGGCGACCCGAACTCGCTCAACGGTGGCAACGTGCCAGTCGATCCGTTTCAACAACGTCGTATCGAAACACCCCAACCGCCGAAACAAGCGGTTCCTTGGCCGACGAACAACACCATGACTCCCCCCCAGAGTCAATCAACGAGTCCAACACAGCCTGCTCCATCGACTTTCGCTCAGCAAGAGCAACAGCCGCCAGCACCAGGACTCGATTCACCGTTCCGTCCGGCGAACATGAAGATGGAGCCACCCGTCGCGAATTCAAGTGATCCCAACTTGCGTCCACAACAACCCAAGGACCGACACGTCGGCCTCCCTCCAGGCGTCCAACCGCAATCGATCAACACCAAAGGCTTCGCTCTGAACTATGGTGTCGAAACCGTCGGACCTTCCGGTATCGGCCAGATCGAACTATGGGTAACTCGCGACGCCGGCGAAACTTGGGAACCAGGGGGGGTCGATCCAGACCGCGAAAGTCCGTTTGACGTGGCAGTGCAATCGGAAGGGATCTACGGGTTCCGTATCGTGGTAGAAGGAGGCAATGGGCTCACCGGTCGTCGTCCGCAACCAGGCGACCTGGCCGATATCTGGGTGAATGTCGATCTCAGCAAACCAGTCGCAACAATAACCAATGTGATTTACGGCGAAGGGCCGAACGTGGGGCACTTGGACATCAGCTGGACCGCCACCGATGCATTTCTCGCCGAACGTCCAATCTCGCTGTACTACGGATCTTCAGCAGATGGCCCCTGGAAGCCGATCGCCGAGGAAATCGCCAACTCTGGTAAGTTTATCTGGAAGATCACTCCCGAAGTTCCGGCGGACATCTTCTTGAAGGCCACCGCAACCGATAAGGCGGGTAACATAGGCGAATACGTACTGAAACGAGCGATCGCCAACGATGGCTTAGTTCCCCGTGGGCAGATTCGCTCGCTTCGGCCTCTCAAACCGCTGAATGACCAAGCCGGAATGCCGGTAACCGTACGCTAGAGGCGGTAGGCAATTGGCCCGGAGCATAGTACGCTGAGGCCATGTCAAATACGGTTCATGCTTTCGATTTTCTGTCTGCCGAAGACACGCCGGTCCCATCCGTGTGTATCGTATTCGGACGCGATCCATTCCTGCGCGGTTTGGTTACGGAAAAGGTGAGATCGACCGTACTGGGCGAAGACCGAGATATCCCCTACGGAAAACTCTCTGGTAACTTGGTCACGTGGGTTGATGTAGCGGACGAAGTCTCTACGGTCAGCCTGTTTGGCAGTTCAGGGCGACGTTTAGCCGTGGTCGAAGATGCCGATCCGTTCGTCACTCGCTACCGGGACGAACTCGAGGGCTTCCTGGAAAAGAAACGTCCTGGTGGGGTCCTCGTCCTGCAAGTCGAGAAATGGGCCGCCAATACTCGGCTTTACAAGAAGTGCGATGGAGTTGGATTGCAGATTCAGTGCAATCCTCCTGAGAAAAAGAGCGGTAAGAAGTCGTCGCTCGATCTCGATGCTTTAACCAAGTGGTTTACCCAGCGAGCCAAGGCCGAGCACGACACGAAGATCTCAGCCGGCGCGGCCCGACTTCTCGTTGACATGCTGGGAACCGAGCTCGGTCTGATCGATCAGGAAGTCGCTCGTTTGTCGCTGTTCGTCGAGACCGGTGAAACGATTGACGAAGATCTCGTCCGCGAGCAAGTTCATGGCGGCCAGTTGCAAGAAATCTGGCATTTGGTCGATGCGGCCGTGGAAGGCAATACGGCCGATGCCCTCCAGCAACTCGATCGACTCTTCCAATCGGGCGATCGCCCCCAAAAGCTTTTTGGGCAAATCGCTTGGAGCCTGCGTCGATTTGCGGCGGCTACCCGAATTTACCAACGTGGAAGACGTCGCGGAGATGCCGTCAGCTTGCGCGATGCTCTGAAGGAAGCTGGCTTCCCGAATTGGCCCAAAGCTTTGGAAGAAGCCCAAAAGCGTCTTTTGGCCCTCGGACAGATTCGTGGTGGGCGTCTCTATCGTCAGCTGCTAGAGCTCGACATGTCGCTTAAAGGAAGCCACTCGCAGGAAGCTCGCGGGCGTTTGGCCCTCGAGAAGTTGATCGTCTCCTTCTCGAAGGCGATGGATCCTCCCCGAGCTAGCACGACGCGAAACTAGCATCACTGGGCCCCATTAGCCAATCAGTGCTATCACTCGACCGATAAACCTGCGTCGGTATCTCTTGCTTCAAACTTGAGCTTTCCCTAACATCCGCCGGACCGTTTCTTGGAAGAAGGCTGCGCAAGCGCGCCATCAACGGAAGCCCAGGCGTATGAAGTCGAAGATTTACCTATCGAGCATCATCTCGTTCACAGTTCTCATGACCGGTTGCATGAGTGGTTGGGGGCGTGAGGCTAAAGAACCGAGTTCGCTGAACAACTATCTCAATCAGCAAACTGCCGAGAACAGCAAACCAAACACCACGACGATTGCCTCGGCCAAAACGACGCCCGCTAAAAATGCGCTCGTCGAGTCGGAATCGGCCGCGGATAGCCTCTCGAAAAAGCTGGCGGCAAGGTTGGAAGAAGCGAAGAAGCTCGATGCCCAGAAGCCTGCGGACGGCCCTTCTTACGCAGCTCGCGTAGAAGCGTTAAGCCTACCAGAGGCTGAAAAAGAGCAAATCATGAAAGAGTTTGCTTCGGCTAGTGATAGCCAATGGGAAGAGCTGCTCTCGACACTTGAAACCATGTTTGGTCCTCAACAGACGGCAACCACCGAAACACCGTTCGCGAAGCCAGAATCAAAAGAAGCGGACATGCTTCAGTCGTACGCCTCGAAGCTGGTCGAGCGGCACCTCGAACCATCGTCAAACGTTCGACCGACTTCGGATCAACCGCAGCGTTTGCCGTCGACCAACATGCACCAGGATACTTCCCATCTAGCATCGGCCGATCCTAACTTGTACCCCAAGACAATCGATCTGGAACGCGGTCGGACGTCGCCCGCAGCGCGTGCGACCGCTCAACCACGCCAAGTTGTTCGAGAAGATACCCAAGTTCAACTAGCCACCTACGTCCCGGAAATGGATACCCAAGCGAGCGGTCTCTATCCCGAGGACCTCCAAGCGGAAGACTACCGTGAGTTGCGTCACGATCCGAAACGTCTACCCAACAAGAAAGCGGGCCCCAAAAATCCAACCGAGGAAGCAGAATCGCTCGATCAACTTTCCAAGCAAGAATATCAAGTCCTAGAGATCTTGTGGCAACGTGGTCAGGTATCGTTGGAAGCGATGCACAATGAATTAGTATCAGCGTCATCGTCCGATGAATCCCGACGCTCGCCTGATCCCTCCCTGCTCAGCATCGATGAACTACACACCATCTTGTTCGACTTGAAGGAACGAGGTTGGGTCGCTGATACGCGCCGTGGCAACACGATCGTGTACTGGGCAGCTCGAAACCAACCCGAATTGAATTCTGGCGACTGGGAGCAGTTGTTGGATCAGACGATTGTTAAGCTGGAGCAACTTGCAAACAATGGCCGACTCTCCAGCGAAGAGCGAACCATCGCTCAACTTCGCTTGCGAATGCTGTACTTGGCAGCCGATCGCAAGACCGAAGCGATGGAGAAGGTCGAAGGGCTGACCTCCGAAGAACAAGAGGTTTGGAGCAACACACTATTCGGCCTCTCCGACTACATGAACGTGAAGGACATCCCAGTCAATCGCCGCCACGCGTTGGCATTGGGATCGTTCCGTCGCGTGATGACTCAACTGGAATCGGCCAGCCCGCTGCAACTTCAGAATCTCGAGTTCATCCAAAGCGTCGAAAGCTTCGGCCAATTTCAAGCATTCGCCTCACACGATTTCCAACCCGGGCAAGAGGTCCTGCTGTACGTCGAGATCGACAACTTCAGCTCACGTGACATCGGTGGCCAGTTTGAAACTGTCCTCCAGAGCAACTACGAAATATATGACCAGAGCGGTCGACGCATCGATGCTCGACAATTCCCGGAAGTGAAAGATACCTGCCGCGTTCGTCGACGGGACTTTTATGTTCCCTTCCGTATTTACATGCCCGAGAATATTTCTGCCGGTACCTATCGGTTAGAATTGACGGTACGTGATCAGGCCGCTGATGAGTTTGGCCAGGCATCGATCGAATTTCGGATCAAGTAGGAGGAGCGATGAGCGTGTATGACGTTGCCGTGATCGGAACCGGCGGCGTCGGGAGCGCGGCCCTCTATCACTTGGCTAAGTCGGGTGCGAGCGTGATCGGCATCGACCAGTTCGCTCCGCCCCATGATCGCGGCAGCTCGCACGGCGATACCCGCGTCATCCGCATGGCTTACTTCGAGCATCCGGACTACGTTCCCCTGCTGCGACAAGCGTACCAAAACTGGCATACACTGGAAGAAGTTTCCGGCACGCAGCTCTATTTCCCGGCCGGTGTCCTTCAAATTGGTCCCGAACAAGGGGAAGTGATCGCTGGCATTCGCCAAAGTGCGGCGGCCCACAATCTTGCAATCGAGTCATTCACCGAGAATGAAATCCCGCAGACATTTGCCGGCGTGATCCCACCCACGAATTGCGTAGGCATCTTGGAACGCGATGCGGGCTACTTATTGGTGTCTGACTGCATTTCTGCTTATCTGACTGCTGCCGCGAAACATGGCGCGATACTACAAGCCAACACCGTAGTCGAGTCGTGGCAAGATCGTGATGGCACATTCGAAGTGCAAACAAGTGGGGAGACCTTGTACGTGAAGCAGTTGGTTATCTGCGGGGGTGCTTGGGCTTCCCAGCTAGTCCATGACTTAGGGGTTCCGCTTACCATTCTTCGCAAACATCTTTACTGGTACGAGAACGACTTCCCTGCCTATACCCGTGCGGGGAAGTTTCCGGTGTTTCTGATGGAAACGCCGACAGGCATCTTTTATGGCTTTCCCCAACTCGACTCACAGGGAGTAAAACTCGCCCGTCACGATGGAGGCGAATCGATCGCAGATGCTGGCCACCATTCGCAGCAGCAAGATCTCGACGATCAAACACTCATCGAAGGCTTCACATCGGCTTGTCTTCCGCAGCTTTCGCATCGTCTTACTCGCCATGCCGCTTGCATGTATACGATGACGCCTGATCAGCACTTCTTGGTAGGAACACATCCCGTTCACCGCGGCTTACACTTTGCCAGCGGCCTATCTGGGCACGGTTTTAAGTTTGCTTCCGCCCTGGGCGAGATCTTGGCCGAACTGGCCACCACCGGACAAACCACCGCACCGACCGAGTTCCTGGCCCCGACTCGTTTCTCCTAATTCATCCGACATGCCTTTCTCGGCGACCTAGAGTTGCGTACACATCCCATCGCGCACGCGCGCAGCGTGGGAGCAATCGATACAACCGCTCTAATCTGCCTTCGGAAGTCATCATGAGCCAGCTTCAGTTGCCTCATCAAGCTAGTCAGTACATCAACCTGCTTCGCAGCCAGTGGAAGATTTGGATTCCCTTGTCGGTAGCTGGGTTCCTCTTGGCGGCAACATACGCCTTAGTGAAACCCGATGAATGGCAAGCGACTCAGTCCATGATTCTGCGTGACGAGGCGGCCGGCCAACTGAGTGGTCAGGGACGTTTCGATAGTTTGGACACAATGAAGGCCGCGCAAGAGATGGTGGTCGAAGTGGCCCGAAATCAAGCGGTACTGGAAGCTACTCTGGAAGAAGTTGGCCCGCCACCGGGTGCCTCGAAACGAACCAAGTGGCCCACTCTCACCGATATCGAATCGCTTCGTCGAAATGTTGAAGTCAGCCCACCCAACGGAGCCGAGTTCGGCACGACCGAAGTGTTGCATCTGACCGTGAACGCCGAGTATCGTGACCGCGCCGTCTTGTTGGCAGAGACACTCTACAAACAAATCGATAAGCGTTTGAAAGACATCCGCAATCGTCGTGCAAACAGCGTGATCAAGGAATTGGAAGACGCCGAACAACTCGCCCAAAAGGAACTCGCTCGCGCCACAGCCGCATTGAAAGCTCAGGAAACCAAAGTCGGTAGCGACCTGGGTGAACTTCGCAGCCTGAACGATGCCAACTCGGGCGATGGCAACTTGCGAAACGCCTGGAATCAGATCAAACGCCAGATTCGTGACGGTGAATCGGAGTTGGCATTGCTGCAGGAACAATTGAAGATCCTGAAGTCGGCACAAAACGATCCTGACAATCTCATCGCCACACCCAATCAACTGTTGGAAAGCCAACCTGCCCTACGACGCTTGAAAGATGGTTTGGTCGATGCTCAGCTTCGCACCTCAGAACTGCAAGGCAAAATGAGCAACGATCATCCACAAGTTCAATCGGCAATCGCCGCCGAAGAAGAGGTGCGACAGAAGCTACGAAGCGAACTAGCGCTTGCGATCCGTGGCCTAGACGCCGACATCCGCGTGCAGCGAACCAAGATGAGTTCGTTCGAGAAACAGGAGAAGCAAGTCCGCGAACGCCTCGATTCGCTCGCTTCGATCCGGGCTCCCTACGCGAACCTGGTCGCCGATGTCGACAAGTGCACATTGGTGCTGCGTGACGCCCACGAGAAACTAGCCGATGCCAAAGCGAACAAACTTGCTTCGGAAACATCGAGCCTAATCACCCGCATCGACGCCCCGACAATCGGTGAGTATCCAGTTGGCCCAGGCAAAACGGTGATCGCCGCTGGTGGACTCATCGGAGGAATGGCTTTAGGGATTGGTGTGATCGTTCTTTTAGCACCAACGCCTGGAGGTAATGGCCGTCGTTGGAGCGATCGGCTGTGGGGTCGTCGTTCGACCGACACAAGCGAAGCTCCCAGCGCAGGCGATCGACGCTCGACAGAGAACTCGCAGGCACCTGCCAGCGGACGAGGGCGTCGTGCTTCCGATCAGCCCCCAGTTCCGCCGATCATCTACCCGGAAATCGACCGCCGTAGCGGCTTCGACCGGCGCAGTGAAGTCACGCCGGGCGACCGCCGAGCCACTTGAGTCTGATAGACGCTTACTTCAAGTCGTAATCCGACGGCTTCTTACCCTTCTGGAAGCCGTTGAACCCGTAAAAGCTAGGTTCGTATTCGCCAACTACATCGACGTTCAGATCAGGCGTGATCTTGTCGTCCATGCCTAACAGGTCGAACACGGAATTGACGATCAATCGACGTCCATCTTCATTCGCAAAATCGATCGCACTGCCGAAAGTGCTGCAAACGGATGTCCCCTGCTTGCCACCATCGAGTTGGTAAGGCATTTTCCAGACGATGGGCATCATCGGATCGTTTTTCTTGCCTTCAACAGGCTTGTCGTCTGGTTTCATTCCGGTGAGGACGGAACCATAAATCAACACCTCGGCATCGGCTGGTAACTTGCGAATACCATAGACGTCGGTTGGCCCCCACAAATCGTCGACCCCACGCAGGATCGGACTGTCCTTGTATTCTTCGTTGATCACGCCGCGAGTGCTTTCGGCTTTGTGATGGCCGTGATGGCTCACCCATGTTTCACCCAACACCTTCTTGCCAAAGCCGCCATTCTTCCGCCAGTCGTAATGGGCGTAAGCGCTTTCGCCTGACATGTTGAACGCGTGGGTTGACGTGCGGATGCCGATGATCGGCTTGCCTGCCTTCAAGTAGTCGTCGATCACCTTCATGTCTTTATCAGGCAGATTACGAAAGCGCGTCATCAGAATGACCAAGTCAGCCGAATCGACGCTTTCGATGCCCGGTATATTCACCTGATTGTTGGGATCGATCTCGCCCGTTTCCGGATTAATTGAAAACAACACGGTGCACTTGAAGCCAAAATGCTTCGACAAGATCTTCGCCAACATCGGCAACGCTTCTTCCGAGCGATATTCTTCGTCCCCACTGATCAGGACAATCGACTTTCCTTCCCCAGGGCCTTTGCCCCCTTCGAATGTCAACCACGAGTCGTCAGCGTTAATAAACGATACGGGCATCGCGATCATGGCAATGAAAAGAAGCCAAAGAATTTTAGATTTCATGAGCTTTTCCAGGGGTGGTAAGTAAAGGTGGGAAGTTCTCTGTAGCTTCGTTTATAATCGAAACCACCTTCAATTTCATCGCTCCTCCCTCCCCTTCCCTCTATTTCCTCGTAAGGTCTCGCGATGCCCTTCAGTCGACACCTACTATCCTGCCTGATTGCCTTAACGTTCCTAGCACAATCGGTGTGGGCCGAGGCCCCACGCGTGCTTGATCCGCGACTGAAGCTAGAACTGATCGCCGAACATCCACAAATTGTCACTCCTATCGGAATCGCCTTTGCATCCGATGGAGATCTGCTGGTGATCGAGTCGCATACCCATCACCGACAGAACGATTATCAGGGTCCACCAAAGGATCGGATTCGTCGATATTCCGATACGAATGACGATGGCAAGTTTGACACATGGAGTACTTTCTACGAAGGGACCGAAGCGACCATGAGTCTGCGTACAGCAGATGATGGTTCCATCTACGTTGCCACGCGCATGGAGATCTTCCGGCTACGCGACACCAACGGTGATAAGGTCGCGGATCAGCGAGACGAGATCGCTCATCTGGAAACCGAAGGGCGATATCCTCACAACGGGTTGGCCGGTTTGGCTTTTGGCCCCGATGGGCTGCTTTACTTTGGGCTAGGTGAAAACCTAGGCGAGCCCTATACCATCGTTGCCAGCGATGGAAGCAAAATTGCTGGTGGAGGCGAAGGAGGCACGATTTACCACTGCCAAATGGATGGTAGTAACCTGAAACGTATGGCGACCGGTGTGTGGAATCCGTTTGGAATGATCTTCGATCCAGTAGGTCGTTTGTTCATGGTCGACAACGATCCCGATAGCCGACCACCATGCCGCTTGCTGCAAATTGTTCCGGGTGGTGATTACGGCTACCAGTTTCGTTATGGGCGAACGGGGGTTCACCCGCTTCAAGCGTGGAACGGAGAGTTGCCTGGTACGCTGCCTATGGTGGCTGGTACTGGGGAAGCCCCGAGCGGAATTGTTTGGTACGAAGGCGAACTGTGGGGAACCAGCTGGGGCGATCATCGCATCGAGACTTTCCGACTCGGACACAACGGTGCCGGAGTCCAGGCGACCGCACAAACCGTCGTGCAAGGCGATCACAACTTTCGGCCCGTCGACTTTGCCATCGCTCCGGATGGTTCGCTCTATTTCACGGATTGGGTCGACCGAAGCTACCCCGTGCATGGCATGGGTCGCATTTGGCGACTGTCGTGGAAAGAGCACCCCACGCAAGACAAACCACTCCCGCTATCGGAAGCCGAGCTACAAGCTGCCAAGCTGCGCACCAGTTCTCCTTCAGTTGATAGCCTCGATGCGGAAGATCCGTTCCTTCGACAAGCTGCCGTCTATGGACTTTCCCGACAAACACAGCGTCTGAAGGATATCGACCTGTTCAACAAGACAACCGGATCGCAGCGGGCCGGGATTCTCGAGGCAATGCGTTGGGCGAACGAGCGACAATTCCCGATTGATCGCCCGGAGATGCTCAAGGAAGCACTTAACGATCAGCACGACGAAGTCCGCATCTTCGCAATGCGTTGGATTGCCGATTTAACGCTGACAGATTATTTGCCGCAATTGAAGAAACGACTCAAATCCAATTCACCGACGATACGCGAGCTCCCCGTTCTGCTGAGTGCGATTGCCTGGTTGGAGTCAGGCAGTGTGGGTGGCGGTAAGGATATCGTCCAACAGCGCATCCTGGTCGATATCATCACGGATGCGTCGCAATCTGCAGAGCTACGTACCATTGCACTGCGATTAATCGAACCGCGAAGCGAGCAACTGAAATCAGAACAGCTTCAAACCATGATCGATTCCCCGCATTTGGAGCTGGCTAAGCAAGCAATGCGAACGCTCTACCTTCGCGGCGGCGAGTTTGCGGAAAAAGTGGCCATGGACGTCGCGGCAGATACTTCGCGGGACGCATCACTGCGTGCCTGGGCGGTTGTCGCGTTGTCAGACCATGCCGACCAACATCAAGCTATTCTGGCAAAGCTGGCAGAAGATCCCGACGCGACCGTTCGCCAGGAAGCGGAGCGAACATTGCGTGTCGAAACCATCGCCGAGCCACTTCCACCGACCGACCT
The Blastopirellula marina genome window above contains:
- a CDS encoding PVC-type heme-binding CxxCH protein, whose amino-acid sequence is MPFSRHLLSCLIALTFLAQSVWAEAPRVLDPRLKLELIAEHPQIVTPIGIAFASDGDLLVIESHTHHRQNDYQGPPKDRIRRYSDTNDDGKFDTWSTFYEGTEATMSLRTADDGSIYVATRMEIFRLRDTNGDKVADQRDEIAHLETEGRYPHNGLAGLAFGPDGLLYFGLGENLGEPYTIVASDGSKIAGGGEGGTIYHCQMDGSNLKRMATGVWNPFGMIFDPVGRLFMVDNDPDSRPPCRLLQIVPGGDYGYQFRYGRTGVHPLQAWNGELPGTLPMVAGTGEAPSGIVWYEGELWGTSWGDHRIETFRLGHNGAGVQATAQTVVQGDHNFRPVDFAIAPDGSLYFTDWVDRSYPVHGMGRIWRLSWKEHPTQDKPLPLSEAELQAAKLRTSSPSVDSLDAEDPFLRQAAVYGLSRQTQRLKDIDLFNKTTGSQRAGILEAMRWANERQFPIDRPEMLKEALNDQHDEVRIFAMRWIADLTLTDYLPQLKKRLKSNSPTIRELPVLLSAIAWLESGSVGGGKDIVQQRILVDIITDASQSAELRTIALRLIEPRSEQLKSEQLQTMIDSPHLELAKQAMRTLYLRGGEFAEKVAMDVAADTSRDASLRAWAVVALSDHADQHQAILAKLAEDPDATVRQEAERTLRVETIAEPLPPTDLDGWLKQIQGTADVEAGSRTFFSSKGGYCVRCHRFNGNGADVGPDLTFIGQRITKKRLLESILLPGNEIAPMYVPKIVLTDDGRVHVGYPITVAGINERRLFVDTSGKQFELDPTTIEEERDSQKSIMPEGFQQVLSPTEMRDLIGFLLATPE
- a CDS encoding GumC family protein; the encoded protein is MSQLQLPHQASQYINLLRSQWKIWIPLSVAGFLLAATYALVKPDEWQATQSMILRDEAAGQLSGQGRFDSLDTMKAAQEMVVEVARNQAVLEATLEEVGPPPGASKRTKWPTLTDIESLRRNVEVSPPNGAEFGTTEVLHLTVNAEYRDRAVLLAETLYKQIDKRLKDIRNRRANSVIKELEDAEQLAQKELARATAALKAQETKVGSDLGELRSLNDANSGDGNLRNAWNQIKRQIRDGESELALLQEQLKILKSAQNDPDNLIATPNQLLESQPALRRLKDGLVDAQLRTSELQGKMSNDHPQVQSAIAAEEEVRQKLRSELALAIRGLDADIRVQRTKMSSFEKQEKQVRERLDSLASIRAPYANLVADVDKCTLVLRDAHEKLADAKANKLASETSSLITRIDAPTIGEYPVGPGKTVIAAGGLIGGMALGIGVIVLLAPTPGGNGRRWSDRLWGRRSTDTSEAPSAGDRRSTENSQAPASGRGRRASDQPPVPPIIYPEIDRRSGFDRRSEVTPGDRRAT